In Bacillus sp. E(2018), a single window of DNA contains:
- a CDS encoding VWA domain-containing protein: MSFRNLKTLSFLFLLLTLFTGCANSEEANEPADSKKEVKQETKKESKPEKVESDSKLKKDIPPAPTSINEVFAYPNGKFAGKEVYDTTSGVKEELLKDMPKLDENASDETLDLYFNNLVALYWNGFTDPATLVDKWKLYSFGSPEIEDPKFQFKENYNVEIILDASGSMAKKVKGKTQMELAKEAIDNFVQSLPDKANVGLRVYGHKGSGSDSDKKLSCESSNLVYPIASYNAAEFDKALNQFQPKGWTPITLALEEAQKDLSKYPADKNNNIVFLVSDGIETCEGDPVIAAKKLVDSNISPIVNVIGFNVDGKGQKQLKDVAAAAGGIYTDINDQTQLKKEFERVEEIAKRWEQWKKDSLREADAIKVERYFEALGFTNEWDSKKRKLSINISGSITYLSNEDYITREQREILEDKEEKLDEFIEKSGLEVENYLNSMNEKTFEQMKQDINEKYKLN, translated from the coding sequence ATGAGTTTTAGAAACTTGAAAACACTATCGTTTTTATTCCTATTACTGACACTATTCACAGGATGCGCCAACTCAGAAGAAGCAAATGAACCTGCAGACTCAAAAAAGGAAGTTAAGCAAGAAACGAAAAAAGAAAGTAAACCTGAAAAGGTAGAATCTGATAGTAAATTAAAAAAGGATATCCCCCCAGCTCCTACTTCTATTAATGAGGTTTTTGCATATCCAAATGGAAAATTTGCTGGAAAAGAAGTATATGATACTACGAGTGGTGTAAAAGAAGAGCTTTTAAAAGACATGCCTAAACTGGATGAGAACGCAAGTGACGAGACGTTAGATTTGTATTTCAATAACCTTGTAGCCCTCTATTGGAATGGCTTTACAGATCCGGCTACTCTTGTTGACAAGTGGAAGTTGTATTCGTTCGGTAGCCCGGAAATTGAAGACCCTAAATTTCAATTTAAAGAAAATTATAATGTGGAAATTATTTTAGATGCAAGCGGTTCTATGGCTAAGAAGGTGAAAGGTAAAACCCAAATGGAATTAGCCAAAGAAGCTATTGATAACTTCGTACAATCTTTACCTGATAAAGCGAACGTGGGATTGCGAGTATATGGTCATAAAGGGAGTGGATCGGACTCGGATAAAAAACTGTCTTGCGAAAGCTCAAATCTAGTCTATCCTATAGCATCTTATAATGCGGCTGAGTTTGATAAAGCGCTGAATCAATTTCAACCTAAAGGATGGACGCCTATCACATTAGCGCTAGAAGAGGCACAAAAAGATTTATCGAAATATCCGGCAGATAAGAATAACAATATTGTCTTTCTAGTGAGTGACGGTATTGAAACATGTGAGGGTGATCCTGTTATAGCAGCTAAGAAATTAGTAGATTCTAATATTTCTCCGATCGTTAACGTTATCGGCTTTAATGTTGATGGGAAAGGGCAAAAACAGTTAAAAGATGTAGCTGCCGCAGCTGGTGGAATTTATACAGATATTAACGATCAAACTCAGTTAAAGAAAGAATTTGAGCGAGTTGAAGAAATAGCAAAACGTTGGGAACAGTGGAAGAAAGATTCCCTTAGAGAAGCGGATGCCATAAAAGTAGAGCGTTATTTTGAGGCTCTTGGTTTTACTAATGAATGGGACAGTAAAAAAAGAAAGCTATCTATCAATATAAGCGGCTCAATTACCTATCTTTCGAATGAGGATTATATAACGAGAGAGCAAAGAGAGATTCTAGAGGATAAAGAAGAAAAATTAGATGAGTTTATTGAGAAGTCAGGTCTAGAAGTAGAAAATTATTTAAATTCCATGAACGAAAAAACGTTTGAACAAATGAAGCAGGATATAAACGAGAAATATAAACTTAATTAG
- a CDS encoding A24 family peptidase → MEAMWSVWFFVVGAVLASFGGVIGYRLPKGMKIVGLERSQCDHCERQLKWYELFPIVSFLTAGAKCKSCKKQIPLLYTIVELATGALYSFSYIKYGFSIELLLACSLVLLCAIITVSDLLYFIISDKVLIVFFVWFLALQVIFEPRGWVDAAVGSLLGFIFLLLLAILSKGGIGGGDIKLMGVLGLVLGFQGAYLTLMVASIVGVLVAIVGLVTKKYNRKTAIPFGPYLAVGALVTFYYSEELLGLIF, encoded by the coding sequence ATGGAAGCAATGTGGAGCGTTTGGTTTTTTGTAGTAGGAGCCGTATTAGCCTCGTTCGGCGGAGTAATCGGCTATCGTCTGCCAAAAGGAATGAAGATCGTAGGTTTAGAACGTTCACAATGTGACCATTGCGAAAGGCAATTAAAATGGTACGAGCTGTTTCCCATCGTTTCGTTTCTCACTGCAGGCGCAAAGTGTAAATCATGTAAGAAGCAAATTCCACTTTTATACACGATCGTGGAGCTCGCAACTGGTGCTCTTTATAGTTTTTCATACATAAAATACGGGTTCTCTATCGAGTTGTTGTTAGCCTGCTCACTTGTTTTGTTATGCGCCATCATTACCGTTTCCGACCTATTGTACTTTATTATCTCGGACAAAGTGCTGATCGTATTTTTCGTGTGGTTCCTAGCCTTACAAGTGATCTTTGAACCAAGAGGCTGGGTAGATGCTGCCGTCGGAAGTCTGCTCGGATTTATATTTTTATTATTGTTAGCCATTCTCTCAAAAGGTGGAATCGGCGGTGGAGATATTAAGCTGATGGGCGTATTAGGACTCGTACTCGGTTTTCAAGGTGCTTATCTGACGCTAATGGTCGCATCAATTGTCGGGGTATTAGTCGCAATCGTAGGGTTAGTAACGAAGAAATATAACCGTAAGACCGCCATTCCGTTCGGACCATATTTAGCGGTAGGCGCGTTAGTGACGTTTTATTATAGTGAAGAGTTGTTGGGGTTGATCTTTTAA
- a CDS encoding NCS2 family permease encodes MEKYFGFKEFNTSYKKEATAGLTTFLAMAYILFVNPSVLGDAGMDKGAVFTATALAAALGTLFMGIVAKYPIALAPGMGLNAFFAYSVVLVMDIPWQTALAGVLMSGIIFIFITLFKIRETIINAIPEDLKFAAASGIGLFIAFIGLKNAGIVAPSKATLVSLGDLTQGPTLLAIFGFIITILMMIRNVRGGIFYGMVITAVVGIFAGLINKPDQIVGAIPSLAPTFGQAFSHFDQIFTVDMMIVVLTFFIVDFFDTAGTLMAVASQAGIMKDNKLPRAGKALLADSSAIAVGAILGTSSTTAYIESASGVAAGGRTGFTSVVTGGLFLLALFFSPLLVVVTPSVTAPALIIVGVLMVSVLSKIKWDRLEIAVPAFLTLIAMPLTYSIATGIALGFVMYPLTMTVKGRFKEVHPIMWVLFIVFISYFVFLVE; translated from the coding sequence ATGGAAAAGTATTTTGGATTCAAGGAGTTCAACACTTCTTACAAAAAAGAAGCAACAGCGGGATTAACAACGTTCCTTGCGATGGCTTACATTTTATTCGTTAACCCATCCGTATTAGGCGATGCTGGCATGGATAAAGGTGCCGTGTTCACGGCAACTGCACTTGCAGCGGCCCTTGGAACACTTTTCATGGGAATCGTAGCAAAATATCCGATCGCACTTGCTCCAGGTATGGGACTTAACGCATTCTTCGCTTACTCAGTAGTCTTAGTCATGGATATTCCGTGGCAAACAGCTCTTGCTGGCGTATTGATGTCTGGAATTATCTTTATTTTTATTACATTATTTAAAATTCGTGAAACCATCATAAACGCGATCCCGGAAGATTTGAAATTCGCTGCAGCGTCTGGTATCGGGCTGTTCATCGCATTTATCGGACTGAAGAACGCAGGAATCGTCGCACCAAGCAAAGCTACACTTGTTTCTCTTGGCGACTTAACACAAGGTCCAACACTTCTTGCCATCTTTGGTTTTATTATTACGATTTTAATGATGATCCGAAACGTTCGTGGAGGAATCTTCTACGGCATGGTGATCACCGCTGTAGTTGGTATCTTTGCTGGCTTGATCAATAAGCCTGATCAAATCGTAGGAGCGATTCCGAGCCTTGCACCAACATTCGGACAAGCGTTCTCTCACTTTGATCAAATTTTCACAGTAGATATGATGATCGTTGTTCTAACGTTCTTTATCGTAGATTTCTTTGATACAGCAGGAACATTGATGGCGGTTGCATCACAAGCTGGGATCATGAAAGACAATAAGCTGCCTCGTGCAGGTAAAGCGTTGCTTGCTGATTCATCAGCGATCGCAGTTGGTGCGATCCTTGGAACATCTTCAACAACAGCTTACATCGAATCAGCTTCAGGTGTAGCAGCAGGTGGACGTACAGGATTCACATCTGTGGTAACAGGCGGATTGTTCTTATTAGCACTTTTCTTCTCACCATTATTAGTAGTCGTAACACCATCCGTAACCGCACCAGCACTTATCATTGTCGGTGTACTCATGGTATCCGTACTAAGCAAGATCAAGTGGGACCGTCTAGAAATTGCAGTACCAGCATTCTTAACATTGATTGCAATGCCGCTCACATACAGCATCGCAACAGGGATCGCACTAGGATTTGTTATGTACCCACTAACAATGACAGTAAAAGGACGTTTCAAAGAAGTTCACCCGATCATGTGGGTTCTCTTCATCGTCTTCATCAGCTATTTCGTTTTCTTAGTCGAATAG
- the guaA gene encoding glutamine-hydrolyzing GMP synthase, producing the protein MSVTNDLHVMSEMIVVLDFGGQYNQLIARRIRDLGVYSELHPHTTTAEDIKKMNPKGIIFSGGPNSVYAEGAPACDPAIFDLDIPVLGICYGMQLMSYHFGGKVERASHREYGKAEITVTNMNKLYEKLPEQQVVWMSHSDLVVAPPEGFVTDATSLSCPVAAMSDVSRKLYGVQFHPEVRHSEYGIEFLDNFVKSVCECEGNWTMENWIEDEIQKIRDVVGDKKVICAMSGGVDSSVVAVLVHKAIGDQLTCIFVDHGLLRKDEADQVMKTFSEGFNINIIKVDAKERFLSKLEGVSDPEKKRKIIGNEFIYVFDEEASNLQGIEFLAQGTLYTDIVESGTATAQTIKSHHNVGGLPEDMQFKLIEPLNTLFKDEVRKVGTELGIPEHIVWRQPFPGPGLGIRVLGAITEEKLEIVRESDFILREEIAKAGLEREVWQYFTVLPDIRSVGVMGDARTYDYTIGIRAVTSIDGMTSDWARIPWDVLEKISTRIVNEVDHINRVVYDITSKPPATIEWE; encoded by the coding sequence ATGAGCGTAACGAATGATTTGCACGTAATGAGTGAAATGATCGTTGTGTTAGATTTCGGTGGACAATATAATCAGTTGATTGCACGTCGTATCCGTGACTTAGGAGTATACAGTGAATTACATCCGCACACGACAACGGCGGAAGATATAAAGAAAATGAATCCAAAAGGAATCATCTTCTCTGGTGGACCTAACTCTGTTTATGCAGAAGGAGCACCAGCTTGTGATCCAGCTATCTTTGATCTGGATATCCCTGTGCTTGGAATCTGTTATGGTATGCAATTGATGAGCTACCACTTCGGCGGTAAAGTAGAGCGCGCGAGCCACCGTGAGTATGGTAAAGCAGAGATCACAGTAACAAACATGAACAAGCTCTATGAAAAACTTCCAGAACAACAAGTGGTATGGATGAGCCATAGCGACTTAGTTGTTGCGCCACCAGAAGGTTTCGTAACAGACGCTACAAGTCTTTCTTGTCCTGTAGCGGCGATGAGTGATGTATCTCGTAAACTTTACGGCGTACAATTCCACCCAGAAGTTCGTCATTCAGAGTACGGTATCGAGTTTCTTGATAACTTCGTAAAATCTGTTTGTGAATGTGAAGGAAACTGGACGATGGAAAACTGGATCGAAGACGAAATTCAAAAGATCCGTGACGTTGTTGGCGACAAAAAAGTAATCTGCGCAATGTCAGGTGGCGTTGACTCATCTGTTGTAGCTGTTCTTGTTCATAAAGCAATCGGTGACCAATTAACATGTATCTTCGTTGATCATGGTCTACTTCGTAAAGATGAAGCAGATCAAGTTATGAAAACGTTCAGCGAAGGATTCAACATCAACATTATTAAGGTCGATGCAAAAGAGCGTTTCTTAAGCAAGCTCGAAGGTGTATCTGATCCTGAGAAGAAACGTAAGATCATCGGTAACGAGTTCATCTACGTATTTGATGAAGAAGCATCTAACCTACAAGGCATCGAATTCCTTGCACAAGGCACACTTTACACAGATATCGTAGAGAGCGGTACAGCAACTGCACAAACGATCAAGTCTCACCATAACGTTGGCGGACTTCCTGAAGACATGCAGTTCAAACTAATTGAGCCTCTTAACACACTCTTTAAAGATGAAGTGCGTAAAGTAGGTACAGAGCTTGGCATTCCTGAGCACATCGTTTGGCGTCAGCCGTTCCCAGGCCCTGGTCTAGGAATTCGTGTACTTGGTGCGATTACAGAAGAAAAATTAGAGATCGTTCGTGAGTCTGATTTCATTCTTCGCGAAGAAATCGCAAAAGCAGGCTTAGAGCGTGAAGTGTGGCAATATTTCACGGTCCTACCTGACATCCGAAGCGTTGGTGTAATGGGTGACGCTCGTACGTACGATTACACGATTGGTATTCGTGCCGTAACGTCTATCGACGGAATGACATCTGACTGGGCACGTATCCCTTGGGACGTTCTTGAAAAGATCTCTACTCGTATCGTAAACGAAGTCGATCACATCAACCGCGTGGTGTACGATATTACTTCTAAGCCACCAGCAACAATCGAGTGGGAATAG
- a CDS encoding transglutaminase domain-containing protein, whose translation MPQSNQQQASTLHVLVLYGLGFLLLWEWLRPLKELTTTNDIQIFVMYTLFLFIVTYFQLPFWISFPVKLGAMLYALHSLYFFDVFLSFKWVPFLIEDIQYNLGLFSDQNWNEMTSLSRSLLFFILLWLVSYLMHYWLVQTRRIFLFFLITVIYISILDTFTVYDGKFAIIRTVFIGLILVGILRMMKIIETQGFSLLKGKFPVLWVAPLSGVIALSSALGYVAPKASPIWPDPVPFLQNMSGKGGEEGLGKGAGISKIGYGENDSQLGGPFEFDYTPIFTAYDNGRHYWRIETKEFYTGKGWENKIPTQAVAVEPEIPDAETNYTRIWEDGLQMENHKARIEAEKGKEYSFLMIPGKLKSIKGGSETNFQLDGVSGKISTFQNGREEKLSAYDMGYELPIIKEEQLKASNNQYPEYITENYLQLPETLPQRVKDLAQNVTVNQPTLYDKVKTVEGYFAKNAYGYNTIEVAVPKGDEDYVDQFLFETKIGYCDNFSTSMVVMLRSVGIPARWVKGFTPGTFEALGDDGLREYTVTNANAHSWVEVYFSGIGWVPFEPTRGFDNPFEPESEEKDSTPAAPVPTQPDKPEKDLTKDDNAATGEKTGSSSILNSLGTLAVILLISLVVIAALAYLFRKKWLRQYTIWRYKHKKGADSFEEAFERLMWLLKVYGIKRRPAFTLREYALYVDRELDSKDMRILAKAYEGVQFSQKKQSDLWNDFHKELWENLIKRIRP comes from the coding sequence ATGCCTCAATCTAATCAGCAGCAAGCATCAACGTTACACGTATTGGTCCTGTACGGCTTAGGCTTCCTTCTTTTATGGGAATGGTTAAGACCGCTTAAAGAGCTTACGACGACAAACGATATTCAGATTTTCGTAATGTACACATTGTTTTTGTTTATTGTTACGTATTTTCAGCTTCCGTTCTGGATCTCTTTTCCGGTGAAATTGGGAGCGATGTTATATGCGCTTCATTCGCTTTACTTTTTTGATGTCTTTTTATCGTTTAAGTGGGTTCCTTTTCTGATTGAAGATATTCAATATAATCTTGGCTTGTTTTCAGACCAGAACTGGAACGAGATGACGTCTCTTTCCAGGAGTCTTCTGTTCTTTATTTTACTCTGGCTCGTCAGTTATTTGATGCATTATTGGCTTGTCCAGACACGCAGAATCTTCCTGTTCTTCTTGATCACGGTTATCTATATTTCAATACTCGATACATTTACGGTGTATGATGGGAAGTTCGCGATCATCCGTACCGTTTTCATCGGACTGATCTTGGTCGGTATCTTACGAATGATGAAGATTATTGAAACGCAAGGCTTCTCGCTTTTAAAAGGAAAGTTCCCTGTCCTTTGGGTGGCACCACTTTCTGGCGTCATCGCGTTGTCGTCAGCTCTAGGGTATGTGGCACCAAAAGCATCTCCAATCTGGCCAGATCCTGTTCCGTTTCTTCAGAACATGTCAGGAAAAGGTGGAGAAGAAGGGTTAGGAAAAGGCGCTGGAATCTCAAAGATTGGTTATGGTGAAAACGACAGCCAGCTTGGTGGTCCGTTTGAGTTCGACTATACGCCAATCTTCACTGCTTATGATAACGGCAGGCACTATTGGCGTATAGAAACGAAAGAATTCTACACCGGTAAAGGGTGGGAGAATAAGATTCCGACTCAGGCTGTAGCTGTTGAACCAGAAATTCCAGATGCAGAGACGAATTACACCCGTATCTGGGAAGATGGGCTTCAGATGGAAAACCATAAAGCTCGTATTGAAGCGGAAAAAGGAAAAGAATACTCGTTTCTTATGATACCTGGAAAGCTTAAAAGCATTAAGGGAGGATCAGAAACGAACTTTCAGTTAGATGGAGTAAGCGGGAAAATCTCTACTTTCCAAAACGGGAGAGAAGAAAAGCTTTCGGCGTACGATATGGGTTACGAACTTCCTATAATAAAAGAAGAGCAGCTAAAAGCTTCGAACAACCAATACCCTGAATATATAACAGAAAATTACCTGCAACTGCCTGAAACTCTGCCGCAGCGGGTAAAAGACCTTGCACAAAATGTAACGGTAAACCAACCCACGCTCTACGATAAAGTCAAAACGGTGGAAGGCTATTTTGCTAAAAACGCCTATGGCTATAATACGATCGAAGTTGCGGTTCCAAAGGGCGATGAAGATTACGTTGATCAATTTTTGTTTGAAACGAAAATAGGATATTGTGATAATTTTTCAACGTCAATGGTGGTGATGCTGCGTTCTGTTGGCATACCTGCTCGTTGGGTGAAAGGCTTTACTCCGGGAACCTTTGAGGCACTTGGTGATGATGGTCTGCGTGAATATACCGTTACAAACGCAAACGCTCACTCTTGGGTAGAAGTGTATTTTTCAGGAATCGGATGGGTTCCTTTCGAGCCTACGCGCGGATTTGATAATCCATTCGAACCAGAAAGTGAAGAGAAAGATTCAACACCAGCTGCACCAGTTCCAACTCAACCAGACAAGCCTGAAAAAGATTTAACGAAGGACGATAACGCTGCTACAGGAGAAAAAACAGGTTCAAGTTCAATTCTGAATTCACTTGGAACGCTAGCGGTTATCTTATTAATTAGCTTGGTTGTGATTGCAGCTCTCGCTTATCTGTTCCGCAAAAAATGGCTTCGTCAGTACACGATTTGGCGCTACAAACACAAAAAAGGCGCGGATAGCTTTGAAGAAGCCTTCGAACGCTTGATGTGGCTATTAAAGGTTTATGGCATAAAAAGACGACCTGCTTTTACGTTAAGAGAGTATGCTTTGTATGTTGACAGAGAGCTTGATTCAAAGGACATGAGGATCCTCGCAAAAGCTTATGAAGGCGTTCAATTCAGTCAAAAAAAGCAGTCAGATCTATGGAATGATTTTCATAAAGAATTGTGGGAAAATTTAATTAAAAGAATCCGCCCTTGA
- a CDS encoding DUF58 domain-containing protein, translating to MKAFLHKFRERYKTPIGFSGIIFLLLVTFSFAMFQGGFVSWFLFYSVLPLVLYSITMAFYPIQRLKVERYISKNKLMAGEEIEVTIVIKRRSNFPLFYVVVEDVLPEVLLRETRYEGNTHQIQSRILLFPLFRKNLEYSYTINPAPRGLFKFDQIQISTGDIFGFVLKSTSVSVQEQIFVYPQYQDIERWEAGKMLQSGMKKVGKRSFTDYTSTVSVRDYVAGDRMNWLHWKASARSNKLLTKVFEQQRNDDFVIVLDHCEKSYGTQDWLFERGVSLAASIVHYAISKGGSIGYHPLSGKEIPMNIGVEQEWRILHELAKVKSDVKPPFEERLKQEYMAGYMEGKTALIISPNLSEYTMKTLELIASRQQTNVIFFYLALDSKLKSQELTYLSRIRQFGVPVTPIMGSDFNESLKAGGTYASI from the coding sequence ATGAAGGCGTTTCTTCATAAATTTCGGGAGCGGTATAAAACACCGATTGGGTTTTCAGGAATCATCTTCTTACTACTTGTTACGTTCTCTTTTGCCATGTTTCAGGGAGGATTCGTAAGCTGGTTTCTGTTTTACAGTGTACTTCCGCTCGTACTTTATTCCATTACGATGGCTTTTTATCCGATACAACGGTTGAAAGTGGAGCGATATATCTCGAAAAACAAGCTGATGGCAGGCGAAGAAATAGAAGTGACAATTGTCATCAAACGACGCAGCAACTTTCCGCTTTTCTACGTGGTCGTTGAGGATGTGCTGCCAGAGGTGCTGCTTCGTGAAACGCGATACGAGGGCAATACGCATCAGATCCAGTCTCGTATTCTGCTGTTTCCGTTGTTCCGCAAAAACCTAGAATATTCGTATACGATCAACCCTGCACCTCGTGGGTTATTTAAATTTGATCAGATTCAAATCAGTACAGGAGATATCTTTGGCTTTGTTTTAAAAAGTACGAGTGTCTCCGTACAAGAACAGATCTTTGTGTACCCGCAGTACCAGGATATCGAGCGGTGGGAAGCAGGAAAGATGCTTCAATCCGGTATGAAAAAAGTCGGGAAGCGTTCTTTTACTGACTACACATCAACCGTTAGTGTTCGTGATTATGTGGCCGGCGACCGGATGAACTGGCTGCACTGGAAAGCGAGTGCCAGGTCGAACAAGTTATTAACCAAAGTGTTTGAACAGCAGCGTAATGATGATTTTGTGATCGTACTTGATCATTGTGAAAAAAGCTACGGCACGCAGGATTGGCTATTTGAACGCGGCGTATCGCTTGCGGCATCGATCGTCCACTATGCGATCTCAAAGGGGGGTTCGATCGGCTATCATCCGTTATCCGGAAAAGAAATCCCGATGAACATAGGGGTGGAGCAAGAGTGGCGGATTCTTCACGAACTTGCAAAAGTGAAGTCAGACGTGAAGCCGCCATTTGAAGAACGATTGAAACAAGAATACATGGCAGGCTATATGGAAGGAAAGACGGCTCTTATTATTTCGCCGAACCTTTCAGAATACACGATGAAAACGCTCGAGCTCATCGCATCGAGACAGCAAACGAACGTGATTTTCTTTTACTTAGCGCTTGATTCTAAACTAAAGAGTCAAGAACTCACGTATCTCTCTCGAATCAGACAGTTCGGTGTTCCTGTAACACCGATTATGGGCTCTGACTTTAACGAATCGCTGAAGGCAGGTGGCACGTATGCCTCAATCTAA
- a CDS encoding MoxR family ATPase yields MNARNEKTFEYHPQLREVIANVEKVMVGKKKVTELTLVSLLAGGHVLLEDVPGVGKTMMVRSIAKSLGLTFNRIQFTPDLLPSDMTGVSIYNQKDMSFEFRPGPLVGNIILADEINRTSPKTQSALLESMEEMSMTVDGQTHILPDPFLVMATQNPIEYEGTYPLPEAQLDRFLMKLTMGYPTPEEEFNVLNVIGNEHPIHLLKPAISPEEISELKKAVKNIYVSDSIKRYIVDLINRTRNHKSIALGVSPRGSLALLKAAQAFALLMNRDFVIPDDVKYLAPYVLVHRVLLKPEARFEGISAEEVINELLARVPAPIHKEQHA; encoded by the coding sequence ATGAACGCTAGAAATGAAAAGACATTTGAATATCATCCTCAGCTTAGAGAGGTTATCGCAAACGTAGAAAAAGTTATGGTAGGTAAGAAAAAGGTTACAGAGTTAACACTTGTTTCGTTATTAGCAGGGGGACATGTTTTACTTGAAGACGTACCAGGAGTAGGGAAGACGATGATGGTGCGATCCATCGCAAAATCTCTGGGACTAACCTTTAACCGCATCCAGTTCACACCTGATTTATTGCCGTCTGATATGACGGGGGTATCGATATATAACCAAAAAGATATGAGTTTTGAATTTAGACCAGGTCCTCTTGTAGGAAACATCATCCTTGCTGATGAGATCAACCGTACTTCACCAAAGACGCAATCTGCACTTCTTGAATCAATGGAAGAAATGAGCATGACCGTAGATGGGCAGACACATATATTGCCCGATCCGTTCTTAGTTATGGCCACCCAAAACCCGATCGAGTACGAAGGGACATATCCACTTCCCGAAGCACAGCTTGATCGTTTCTTAATGAAGCTGACCATGGGGTATCCGACTCCAGAGGAAGAGTTTAATGTATTGAACGTGATTGGAAACGAACACCCGATCCACCTCCTTAAACCAGCCATCTCACCTGAAGAGATCTCAGAACTGAAAAAAGCCGTTAAGAACATCTATGTATCAGATTCGATCAAGCGATATATCGTCGATCTGATCAATCGTACACGTAATCATAAATCCATTGCGCTAGGCGTTAGTCCGCGTGGCTCGCTCGCTTTATTAAAAGCAGCACAGGCTTTTGCATTGCTCATGAACCGTGATTTTGTTATCCCTGATGATGTGAAATACTTAGCACCGTATGTTCTTGTTCACCGTGTGCTATTAAAACCTGAAGCCCGCTTTGAAGGGATCTCAGCTGAAGAAGTAATCAATGAGCTTTTGGCCCGCGTGCCTGCACCTATTCATAAGGAACAGCATGCATAA
- a CDS encoding ECF transporter S component has protein sequence MNTTYSSIQSTKTRMIVISALFVALTLVATMFINIKLPIAGNGGLIHLGNIPLFVAAFVFGRRTGAIAGAFGMGLFDLLSGYTIWAPFTFIIVGAMGYVAGVIAEKVPGKRVIVYSMAVVVAMLIKVVGYYFAEVVLYSNWIVPFGSIPGNVLQVGFAGLVVVPLVARIKKRIL, from the coding sequence ATGAATACTACTTATTCATCGATACAATCTACTAAAACAAGAATGATAGTCATCAGCGCACTATTCGTGGCACTTACTCTTGTTGCAACGATGTTCATTAACATCAAGCTTCCGATCGCAGGAAACGGTGGTCTTATCCACTTAGGAAACATTCCTCTATTCGTAGCCGCTTTTGTTTTCGGCAGAAGAACTGGTGCTATTGCGGGTGCTTTCGGGATGGGCTTATTTGATCTTCTATCCGGTTACACAATTTGGGCTCCATTCACATTTATCATCGTTGGAGCAATGGGCTATGTAGCGGGCGTTATAGCGGAAAAAGTGCCAGGTAAACGTGTGATTGTTTATTCCATGGCAGTTGTCGTTGCTATGCTTATTAAAGTGGTAGGCTATTATTTTGCAGAAGTTGTGCTTTACAGCAACTGGATCGTACCATTTGGATCCATTCCAGGAAATGTTCTGCAAGTTGGATTTGCTGGACTTGTCGTGGTTCCACTCGTAGCACGTATTAAGAAAAGAATTCTTTAG